The Miltoncostaea marina DNA window CATGGACCGCGGCATCATGATGGCCGGCGGCGGCTCGCTGCTGCAGGGCCTGGACGAGCGCCTGCGCCGCGAGACCGAGATGCCGATCCACGTCGCCGAGTCGCCCCTGACCTGCGTCGCGGTGGGCTCGGGCCGCTCCCTCGAGGAGTTCGAGGTCATGCAGAAGGCGTCGTCGAACGGACGGCAGCGGAAGCGCTACTGAGCAGCCGCATCTGATGTCCACCTCCGCGAGCACCGGGATCGCCCGGCGGCGGGCCATCCTCCGCCGCGGGGTGATCGCCACCCTCGTGGTGGTGTGCCTGGCGATCTTCACCGGCTACTTCCGCGAGTCATCCGACGGCCCGCTGCACGACGCGCAGGGCGCCGCGGCGAGCGTGGTGGCGCCGGTCCAGGAGGTCGCGACCCGCGCCCTCGAGCCGTTCCGCGACGCCTGGGGCTGGGCCACCAGCCTGCGCGACGCCCGCGACCGGGCGGCCGCGCTCGAGGCCGAGGTCGAGGAGCTGCGCGGCCGGGCCGTGTTCGACGCCGTCCGCGAGCAGCGCCTGGCCGAGCTCGAGGCGACGCTCGGGGTGGAGCCGCTGCTCGACACCGAGCGGCGGCTGGGCGGCTACGAGCCGGTCACCGGGCGGGTCATCGCGCGCTCGTTCACCGACTGGTACCGCAGCGCGCGCGTCTCGGTGGGCGCCGGCGACGGCGTGGTGCGCAACTCGCCCGTGGTCGCGGGCACCCAGCGCGGGGCCGCGCTCGTGGGCGTGGTGACCTCGGTCAGCGGCTCGCAGGCCGACGTCGCCTTCATCACCGACGGCCGCACGGAGGTCGGGGCCGGCATCCCCGAGGCCGGCAACTTCCAGGGCCTGGTGCAGTCGATCAGCCCCGGGCAGCTGCGCCTGAGCGGGGTGCCGCGCGCCGCGCCGGTCAAGGCGCTGCAGTCGGTCGTGACCGCCGGGTGGGCGCGCGGCCGGCTCAAGTCGATCTACCCGCCGGGCATCCCGATCGGCCAGGTGACGAGCGTCGGCGGCCAGGAGGTCGACGTGCAGCAGACGGTGCAGGTCACGCCGTACGTCGACCCGCGCACGCGCTCCTACCTCACGGTCCTCGTGCCGACCAGCCCCGAGGCGAAGGAGCGTGCCGCCGGGTGAGCGAGGCCACGCGCAGGGTCATCGGCCCGGCGACGCCGCGGCCGCGCGGCCGGCCCGGGCGGGCCGCGCTCGGCTCGGTGGCGGTGCTGACGCTGCTGGCGGTGATCCTCGAGGTCTCGGTCATGCCGTACGTCAACCTGTTCGACGGCATCCCGGACCTGATCGCGCCGACCGTGGTGGCCGTGGCGCTGCTGCGCGGCTCGCTCGTCGGCGCCGTCACCGGCTTCGCCGCCGGGCTGCTCGTGGAGATGACCGCGCCGATCGGCACCCTCGGCGTGCTGGCCCTGCTCTACCTCGTCGTGGGCGCCTGGTGCGGCCGCTACTGCGAGCGCGAGGAGTCGTCGAGCCTGCTGGCGCCGCTCGGCCTCTCGGTGGCCGCGGCCCTGTTCGTGCAGCTCGGCTACATGCTCGTGCAGCTGATGCTCGGCAACGGCATGCCGGCGTCCGAGTTCGTCGCCGAGGTGCTGTTCCCGACCCTGGCCCTGACCGCCCTGCTCAGCCCGCCGGTGGTGCTGGCGGCGCGGCGGCGGCTGGGCGCGCCCCGCGTCGTCGAGCCCCTGTCGGTGCCCGGATGAGCACGACCACGCCCGGGCGGCGCACGACGACGCGCCCCGGTCGGGGCGGCGGCGGCTGGGCGCCGGCGCTGACGCCGCGCATCGCGGTGCGCATCGCGATCCTCGGCGGCATCGCCCTGGCGCTGCTCTCCGTGCTGCTCGTGCGCCTGTGGTTCCTGCAGGTGATCAGCGGCGAGCAGTACGCCGAGCGCGCCGAGGGCAACCGCCTGCGCACGGTGGTCACCGAGGCCCCGCGCGGCAACGTCCTCACCCGCGACGGCGTGCCGCTCGTCACCAACCGGCAGGGCGAGAACCTGGTCGCGCGGCCGCGTGAGCTGACCGGCCCCCGCCGCGAGCGCGTGCTGCGGCGCCTGGCCGTCCGCCTGCGCGCGGCCGGCGTCGACACCTCGCTGCCGGCGATGCGCCGCGCGATGACCGCCGGCGACGACCGGCCCCTCGAGCCGGTCGTGCTCGCGGAGAACATCCCCGACGACCTCTACCGCTACATGGCCGAGCGCCGGCGCGACTTCCCGGGCGTCTCGCTGCAGCGGTCCTGGCTGCGCGACTACCCGCAGGGCGCCCTCGGCGCCCACATCGTGGGCTCCACGGGGCGCATCGGGCCGGAGGAGATCGACGACTACCGGCGCCGCGGCTACTCCGGCAACGAGACGGTGGGCAAGGGCGGCATCGAGGCCCAGTACGAGCGGTACCTGGCCGGCACGCCGGGCGAGGCGCTCATCGAGGTCGACGCCTCGGGCGAGCCGCGCGGCCGCGAGTTCATCTCCTCGCAGGCGCCGACGCCGGGGCGCGACATCCAGCTGTCGATCGACAGCGACACGCAGCGGGCCCTCGAGGACGCGCTCGGCCAGGCCGCGCGCGTGACCGGGGCCACCGGCGCCTCGGGCGTCGCGCTCGACCCCGACACGGGGGAGGTGCTCGCGCTCGCCTCGTACCCCACCTTCGAGCCCGAGATGTTCGTGGAGCGCGACCAGCGCAAGCTGACCCGCTTCCTCAACGACAGCTCGAGCCCCGGCCTCGACCGGGCGATCGGCGGCGTCTATCCGGCAGGATCCACGTTCAAGCCCATCACCGCGTCGGCCGCGCTGCGGGCCAACCTGATCGAGCCCACCACGCAGCTCGAGTCGATGTCGTCGATCACGCTCTACGAGCAGGAGTTCGACAACTTCCGCAACCTGTACCACGGCTGGGTCGACCTGCCGTCGGCGATGCGGGTGTCGAGCGACACCTACTTCTACCAGGTGGCCGACATGCTCTACCGCGCCGAGAGCGAGCGGAACAAGCGCTTCCCGCTGCAGGAGGAGGCGCGCCGCTTCGGCCTCGGCAAGCCCACGGGCATCGACCTCGCCGGCGAGCAGGCCGGCACGGTGCCCGACCCGCCGTGGAAGCAGCGGCAGTACGCGGGCCCCGACTACACCGACTTCCAGCGCTCCTGGCTCGCGGGCGACACCATCCAGCTCGGCATCGGCCAGGGCTTCCTCCAGGTGACGCCCCTGCAGATGGCCGTCGCGTACGCCGCGATCGCCAACGGCGGCACCGTGGTCACGCCCAGCGTGGGCCGCCGGGTGCTCGAGCCGAGCGGCCGGGTGGTGCGCGAGCTGTCGAAGGGCAGGCCCACGCGGACGGTGGAGATCGCCGCGCAGGACCTCGCCGCGATCCGCCAGGGGCTGTTCGACGCGGCCAACGGGGTCGATGGCACGGCGACCGCCGTGTTCGGCAACCTGCCCGACGGCAAGAAGGTGGCGGGCAAGACCGGCACCGCCGAGCCGGGCGACGGGGGCGAGGACCACTCGTGGTTCGTCGGCTACGGCCCCTTCGAGGACCCGCAGATCGTGGTCGCGGTGGTGGTCGAGCGCGGCGGCACCGGCGCGAACGCGGCCGCCCCGGCCGTCTGCACCACGATGGGCGCCTTCCTCGACTACGACGCCGGCCTGTGCGGCGAGGGCGCGGAGGCCAACTGATGACGACGCTCGCCCCGCCCTCCGGACGCCCGCGCAGCGGCACGGCCGAGCGCCTGCGCTCGGCCGTGGCCGGGCTCGACTGGATCATGCTGTTCGCCGTCGCGGCGCTCACGGCGTTCAGCCTGTTCGTGATCGGCCGCTCGACCGAGGGCGACGTCGAGGGCGACCCGCGCTTCTTCCTCGACCGCCAGATCCTGTTCGTGGCGGTGGGCGGCGTGCTGATGCTGGTGGCCACCCGCATCGACCTCGACTGGCTCAGCCGCTGGTCGTGGGCGCTGTGGGGCGGCCTGCTGGGCGCCCTCGCGGTCGTGTTCGCGTTCGCGAGCACCATCCGCGGCACGCGGTCGTGGATCGAGCTCGGGCCGTTCAACCTGCAGCCGTCCGAGATGGGCAAGATCGTGATCATGGTCGTGCTGGCGGCGCTGGTCATCGACCGCGCCGACGACATCGGCTCGCTGCGCTTCACGGCGCTCGCGGCGGTCGTCGCGTCCATCCCGGCGGTGATCATCTTCCTGCAGCCCGACCTCGGGACCTCGCTGGTCTACTGGGTCGTGCTCGCGGCCGTGCTGTTCCTGGCCGGCGTGCCGTGGGTGCAGTTCGCGACCTTCGGCTCCGCGCTGGCCGTGGTGATCCTCGCCGTGCTGTGGATCCTGCCGGCGGCCGGCATGCCGGTGCTGAAGGAGTACCAGGTGGAGCGCCTCACGGCGTTCATGGGCGCCGAGCGCGACTCGAGCGACGCCGGCTACCAGCTCGACCAGAGCAAGACGGCCATCGGCTCGGGCGGCACGCTCGGCAAGGGGCCCGACGGCGCGACCCAGGCCAACAACAACTTCCTGCCCGAGCACCACACCGACTTCATCTTCGCCGTGACGTCCGAGATGTTCGGCTTCGCCGGCGGCGGGCTGCTGATCCTGCTGTTCGGCCTGCTGATCTGGAGGGGGTTGCGGACGATGGCCCGCGCCTCCAGTCAGATGGACATGCTCGTGGCCGGCGCGATCGTCGCCATGCTCTGCTTCCAGGTGTTCGTTAACATCGGCATGAACGTGGGCATCATGCCGATCACCGGGATCCCGCTCCCGCTCATGAGCTACGGGGGGAGTCACACCCTCTCGACCATGGCGGCCATCGGGCTGCTGCTCGGCATCCACCAGCGCCGCTCGGCCGTCCCCGGCTAGCGGTGGGCGCCCTCGGACTGGCCACGCGCGGCCTCAAGGCCGCGCGACCCGTGCTGGACGCCGTGCGCGCCGCCGAGGCCCTCGCGAAGGAGGGCGGCGAGGTCGCCCTGCTGCCGGGCGGCGAGTCCGCGACCCGGCGCGTGCGCGAGATCCTCGGCACGCCGCCGGCCACGCCCAACGAGGACGCGCTGGCCGTGCTGGCCGTCGCCGAGCCGGCCGACGTCGAGCGCGGCCTGCCGGCGCTGGCGCGCCGGCGCCGCTCGGGCGGCGGCGCGCTCGCCCTGGTGGTGGGCCCGCACGAGCGCCGGCAGGAGCTGGAGCGCCTGCTGCTGGCGGGCCACCGCATCGAGATGTCGGACGTCGCGCACGTGGTGTCGCTCGACGACCGGCGCGGGGTGGACGACGTGATCGAGTCGGTGCTGGCGCGGCTCGGCGACGAGCAGATCGCCGCCGGCGCCCGCAACCCCGGCCTGCGCGCGGCCGTCGGCAGGCGCGTGGTGACCGCGGCCGCCCGGCGCTCCGCGGCGATCGGCGCCCTGCCGCTGCCGGGGCTCGACATGCCGGTGCTCGCGCTGCTGCAGGTGCGGATGGTCGCCGAGCTCGCCGCCGTGTACGACCGGCCCGTCGGCGCGGAGCGCGCCCTCGAGGCCATGGCGGTCGTGGGCGCGGGGTTCGGCTGGAGGGCCGTCGGGCGCAGCGCGTCCGCGGCGATCCCGGTCGCCGGCTGGGCGGTGCGGGGCACGGTCGCCTACGGCGCGACCCGCGCCATCGGCGAGGCCGCGCTCGCGCGCCTCGCGGACGGCCACGATCTCATCGAGGGCGGCGCCCCACTCGAGAAGGCGCGCCCCATCATCGATCGTCTCACCGGCCGGCTCGGCGGGTGAGGCGAGTGCGCGAGGGGAGACTCCTCTGAAGAAGCAGATCCTCGTCTCGGTGGACCGCGCCGAGACCCGCGTGGCGATCCTGGAGGACGGCCGCGCGGCCGAGTGCTACATCGAGCGCCGCGGCCAGCGCTCGGTGGTGGGCCACGTCTGGAAGGGCCGGGTGGAGAACGTCCTCGCCGGCATGGAGGCCGCCTTCATCGAGATCGGCCTCGAGAAGAACGGCTTCCTGCACGTCGACGAGGTCGTTGCCCTCGGCGTGCCCAAGCGCAAGCGCCAGATCGCCGACCTGCTGAAGCGCGGCGACGAGGTCCTCGTGCAGGCGACGAAGGACCCCATGGGCACGAAGGGGGTGCGGCTCACCATGCAGCTGTCGCTCGCCGGCCGCTTCGTGGTCTACGTGCCGTACGGCGACGGCGTCGGCGTGTCCAAGCGCCTGCCCGACGACGAGCGCACCCGCCTGCGCGCGATCTGCGGCGCGCTGCCGCTCGAGAGCGGCGGCCTGATCGTGCGCACCGCGGCGGCCGGCGCCTCCGCCCGCGAGATCGCCCGCGACCTCGCCTACCTCAAGAAGCTCTGGGAGACCCTCCAGGAGCGCGGCAAGCTGGCCACGGCGCCGACGCTGCTCTACTCCGAGGCCGACATCTCGCTGCGCGTCATCCGCGACCTCCTCAACTCCGACGTGAAGGAGGTCCTGGTCGACGACCGCGCCCAGTTCGAGCGCGTGACGGGCTTCCTGCGGCGCACCTCGCCGGAGATGGCCGACCGCGTGCGCCACTGGGACGGCGACACGCCCCTGTTCGAGCAGTACGGCGTCGAGCGGGCGATCCGCAACACCGTCGAGCGGCGCGTCCCGCTGCCGTCGGGCGGCTACCTGGTGATCGACGACACCGAGGCCATGACGGTCATCGACGTCAACTCGGGCCGCAACGTCGGCAAGGGCGGCTCCCGCCTCGAGGACACGATCACCAAGACCAACCTCGAGGCCGCCACCGAGGTCGTCCGCCAGCTGCGCCTGCGCGACATCGGCGGCATCATCATCATCGACTTCATCGACATGGACGACGAGCGCAACCGCAAGGCGGTGAAGGCCGCGCTCGACACCGCGCTCGCCGGCGACCGCACGCGGACCTACGTGGTCGACATCTCGCCGCTCGGCCTGGTCGAGATGACGCGCCAGAACATCTCCGACGGGCCGCGCGAGATCATGAGCGAGGTCTGCCCGACGTGCGCAGGCGTGGGGATCATCCTGAGCGACGAGACCCACGCGATCGCCGTGGAGCGCGAGCTGCGCCAGTCCCTTGCCGGCCGCAGCGAGGCGGCGACCGTCGTCGTGCACCCCCGCGTCGCCGACGTCATCCTCAGCGAGGACGGCGCCCGCCTCGCCGCCCTCGAGGCCGACATCGGATGCCCGATCCGCGTCGAGCGCGACGGCAACGTCGCCCCGGGCTCGGTCCGCGTCAAGGGCGGCTCGGGGTCCGGCGCCGCCGCCGAGCGCCCGGCCGCGGCCGGCTCCGCGCCGTCGCCTACCCGCTCCTCCGCCTCCCGGCGGAGGGTCTCCTCCCGCAGCTCGTAGCCGCGCGGGGGGGCGGCGTCCGCGGTCCGGCTCCCCCGGCGCGCACCGGGTCAGGGAGATCCGGATTGGCGCGCCCTGCGCGCCAACTGGCGCACGGGGACGGCGGGGGCGCCCGGACGACCCGAGGGGTGCGCCACTTGGCGCACGCCGCCCGCGTCAACCGGCGCACGGGGACGACCGGGCGGCCCGGGGGGTGCGCCACTTGGCGCACTCCGCCCGCGCCAACTGGCGCACCGCCCCCGGCCGGCCGGCGTCTGCGCGATCGGCGCACGCCGCCTCGGCCGATCGCACATCGACCGGCGCATCGCCGCGCGCCTCCCGTCACCACCCGGCCGCGCGCGGCGACGGGCGGCCGGGCCAGGATGGGCCCATGGCGCGCAGCCGCTCCACCGCCAGGGGATGGGGCACGCCGCCGTGCGCGATCTGCATGGGGCCGCGGGCGCGCCTGCACCTGCCCTGCGGGGTGAGCGTCTGGCCGTGCCCCGAGCACCGCGCCGACGACGTCCAGCGCGCCCGCGCCGGGCGCGACCTGGCGGCGAGCATCGGCGCGCTCCGGCAGGCGGCGGGCGTCATGTCGGCCCGCCGCGCGCGCGCCCGCCGTGCGCCTCCGCCGCCTCCAGTGCCGGGGGCGCGAGCACGCCGCCCGCCGCCTCGGCTCGTACGCCCGGCCGGCCCGTCGGGCCGAGGCCGAGCGGCGCTCCAGGGTCGGCGAGCGCCCGGCGGCGATGATCGGCGAGCCGGGCGCCCGCCACGCCGCGGGCCCGGCCCGGTCCCCCGGCAGGCGCGCCATGCAGCGCTGGTTCGGCGCGGGCCGCCGGCTGGGGCGCGAGGACCCGCCCACCCGCCGGCCGACCCGCCGCCCGGCCCCGACGACGCCGCCCGGGACCGCCGGCGCGCGGCCCCGCGGCGGTCGGCACGGACACGGATGCGACGCCGGCATGGCGATCGGCGCCCCGGAGCGGTAACATCCGCCGTCGCTCGTCAACCGGTCAGGAACAGGGATCGTGCCGAACTACGCCGTCATCGCCCTCGGGGGCAAGCAGTACCGCGTCCGCGAAGGCGAGCGCCTGCTCGTCGACCGCCTCGCCCACGACGAGGGGGCCAGCTTCCAGCCGCGCGTCCTCGCCACCGGTGACGACGGCGGCATCGCCGACGGCGGCGCCGTCACCGCGACGGTGGAGGAGCACGTGCTCGGCCGGAAGGTCCGCGTCTTCACCTACAAGCCGAAGCGGAACTCGCGCAGGTCGCGCGGGCACCGCTCGCGCCTGTCGCGGGTCCGCATCGAGTCGATCACCGCCGGCTGAGCGAGGGAGGGCCGAGATGGCACACAAGAAGGGTGGCGGCTCCAGCCGCAACGGTCGTGACTCCAAGCCGAAGATGCTCGGCGTGAAGGTGTTCGCCGGGCAGGTCGTGCCGGCCGGGTCGATCATCGTGCGCCAGCGCGGGACCCGCTTCAAGCCGGCCGACGGCACGGGGATCGGCCGCGACCACACGATCTTCGCCACGGTCTCCGGCCGCGTGGAGTTCACGCAGGGCCGCAAGGGCCGGCGCATCTTCGTGCGCCCCGAGGAGCCCGCGGCCGTCTAGCGGGCGCCGCTCCCGGGTGGCCTTCACCGACACGGCGCAGATCAACGTGGAGGGCGGCCACGGCGGGAACGGCTGCCTGTCGTTCCGCCGCGAGCCGAAGATCCCGCGCGGCGGGCCCGACGGCGGCAACGGCGGCCGGGGCGGCGGCGTCGTGCTCGAGGCCGACGAGCAGGTCACCGACCTCTCGCGCTTCCGGCACGCCGTGCACCACCGTGCGGCGAACGGGGGCCACGGGCAGGGCAAGTCGCGCCACGGGCACGCGGGCGCCGACCTGGTCGTCCCCGTGCCGCCCGGCACGCGGGTCATCCGCGACGGGCACACCATCGCCGAGCTGGTCCACCCGGGGGACCGGGTCGCGGTCGCGCGCGGCGGCGACGGCGGCATCGGCAACAAGGCCTTCAAGTCGTCGACCCGCCAGGCGCCCCGCACCACCGTCCCGGGCGCGGCGGGCGAGGAGGCGTGGCTGCGCCTGGAGCTGCGCCTGCCGGTCGACGTGGCGATCGTCGGCCTGCCGAACGCCGGCAAGAGCGCCGTGCTCGTGGCGCTGACCGGCGCCGGCGCCACCGTCGCCCCGTACCCGCAGTCCACCCGCGAGCCGGCCCTGGGGCCGCTCGAGGACGAGGACGGCAACCTCTACCTGGTGGCCGACCTCCCCGGCGTCGACGCCGACGGCACCCCCCGTCGCGACGCCCACCTCGGGCAGCTCGAGCGCGCCGCCGTGGTGCTGCACGTGATCGACGGCGGCGACCCCGAGCCCGCCGCCGAGCGGATCGCGCGCGTGCGGGAGGGGATCGCCCCGTTCGTGCCCGAGGGCGCCCACGAGGTCGTGGTCGCCACGCGCGCCGACGCGCCGGGCGCGTCGCCCGGGCCGGCCGACCTGGCGGTCGACGCCGAGACCGGCTCGGGCGTCGACGAGCTGCGGGAGCGGCTGCTCGGCATCCTCAGCGCCCGCCGCCGGCAGCCCCGCTGACCCCGTGGCGGTCCTGGT harbors:
- a CDS encoding DUF697 domain-containing protein — its product is MGALGLATRGLKAARPVLDAVRAAEALAKEGGEVALLPGGESATRRVREILGTPPATPNEDALAVLAVAEPADVERGLPALARRRRSGGGALALVVGPHERRQELERLLLAGHRIEMSDVAHVVSLDDRRGVDDVIESVLARLGDEQIAAGARNPGLRAAVGRRVVTAAARRSAAIGALPLPGLDMPVLALLQVRMVAELAAVYDRPVGAERALEAMAVVGAGFGWRAVGRSASAAIPVAGWAVRGTVAYGATRAIGEAALARLADGHDLIEGGAPLEKARPIIDRLTGRLGG
- the rodA gene encoding rod shape-determining protein RodA, with the translated sequence MTTLAPPSGRPRSGTAERLRSAVAGLDWIMLFAVAALTAFSLFVIGRSTEGDVEGDPRFFLDRQILFVAVGGVLMLVATRIDLDWLSRWSWALWGGLLGALAVVFAFASTIRGTRSWIELGPFNLQPSEMGKIVIMVVLAALVIDRADDIGSLRFTALAAVVASIPAVIIFLQPDLGTSLVYWVVLAAVLFLAGVPWVQFATFGSALAVVILAVLWILPAAGMPVLKEYQVERLTAFMGAERDSSDAGYQLDQSKTAIGSGGTLGKGPDGATQANNNFLPEHHTDFIFAVTSEMFGFAGGGLLILLFGLLIWRGLRTMARASSQMDMLVAGAIVAMLCFQVFVNIGMNVGIMPITGIPLPLMSYGGSHTLSTMAAIGLLLGIHQRRSAVPG
- the mrdA gene encoding penicillin-binding protein 2, with translation MSTTTPGRRTTTRPGRGGGGWAPALTPRIAVRIAILGGIALALLSVLLVRLWFLQVISGEQYAERAEGNRLRTVVTEAPRGNVLTRDGVPLVTNRQGENLVARPRELTGPRRERVLRRLAVRLRAAGVDTSLPAMRRAMTAGDDRPLEPVVLAENIPDDLYRYMAERRRDFPGVSLQRSWLRDYPQGALGAHIVGSTGRIGPEEIDDYRRRGYSGNETVGKGGIEAQYERYLAGTPGEALIEVDASGEPRGREFISSQAPTPGRDIQLSIDSDTQRALEDALGQAARVTGATGASGVALDPDTGEVLALASYPTFEPEMFVERDQRKLTRFLNDSSSPGLDRAIGGVYPAGSTFKPITASAALRANLIEPTTQLESMSSITLYEQEFDNFRNLYHGWVDLPSAMRVSSDTYFYQVADMLYRAESERNKRFPLQEEARRFGLGKPTGIDLAGEQAGTVPDPPWKQRQYAGPDYTDFQRSWLAGDTIQLGIGQGFLQVTPLQMAVAYAAIANGGTVVTPSVGRRVLEPSGRVVRELSKGRPTRTVEIAAQDLAAIRQGLFDAANGVDGTATAVFGNLPDGKKVAGKTGTAEPGDGGEDHSWFVGYGPFEDPQIVVAVVVERGGTGANAAAPAVCTTMGAFLDYDAGLCGEGAEAN
- a CDS encoding Rne/Rng family ribonuclease, with the protein product MDRAETRVAILEDGRAAECYIERRGQRSVVGHVWKGRVENVLAGMEAAFIEIGLEKNGFLHVDEVVALGVPKRKRQIADLLKRGDEVLVQATKDPMGTKGVRLTMQLSLAGRFVVYVPYGDGVGVSKRLPDDERTRLRAICGALPLESGGLIVRTAAAGASAREIARDLAYLKKLWETLQERGKLATAPTLLYSEADISLRVIRDLLNSDVKEVLVDDRAQFERVTGFLRRTSPEMADRVRHWDGDTPLFEQYGVERAIRNTVERRVPLPSGGYLVIDDTEAMTVIDVNSGRNVGKGGSRLEDTITKTNLEAATEVVRQLRLRDIGGIIIIDFIDMDDERNRKAVKAALDTALAGDRTRTYVVDISPLGLVEMTRQNISDGPREIMSEVCPTCAGVGIILSDETHAIAVERELRQSLAGRSEAATVVVHPRVADVILSEDGARLAALEADIGCPIRVERDGNVAPGSVRVKGGSGSGAAAERPAAAGSAPSPTRSSASRRRVSSRSS
- the mreD gene encoding rod shape-determining protein MreD, which produces MSEATRRVIGPATPRPRGRPGRAALGSVAVLTLLAVILEVSVMPYVNLFDGIPDLIAPTVVAVALLRGSLVGAVTGFAAGLLVEMTAPIGTLGVLALLYLVVGAWCGRYCEREESSSLLAPLGLSVAAALFVQLGYMLVQLMLGNGMPASEFVAEVLFPTLALTALLSPPVVLAARRRLGAPRVVEPLSVPG
- the rpmA gene encoding 50S ribosomal protein L27, translated to MAHKKGGGSSRNGRDSKPKMLGVKVFAGQVVPAGSIIVRQRGTRFKPADGTGIGRDHTIFATVSGRVEFTQGRKGRRIFVRPEEPAAV
- the mreC gene encoding rod shape-determining protein MreC; this encodes MSTSASTGIARRRAILRRGVIATLVVVCLAIFTGYFRESSDGPLHDAQGAAASVVAPVQEVATRALEPFRDAWGWATSLRDARDRAAALEAEVEELRGRAVFDAVREQRLAELEATLGVEPLLDTERRLGGYEPVTGRVIARSFTDWYRSARVSVGAGDGVVRNSPVVAGTQRGAALVGVVTSVSGSQADVAFITDGRTEVGAGIPEAGNFQGLVQSISPGQLRLSGVPRAAPVKALQSVVTAGWARGRLKSIYPPGIPIGQVTSVGGQEVDVQQTVQVTPYVDPRTRSYLTVLVPTSPEAKERAAG
- a CDS encoding GTPase translates to MAFTDTAQINVEGGHGGNGCLSFRREPKIPRGGPDGGNGGRGGGVVLEADEQVTDLSRFRHAVHHRAANGGHGQGKSRHGHAGADLVVPVPPGTRVIRDGHTIAELVHPGDRVAVARGGDGGIGNKAFKSSTRQAPRTTVPGAAGEEAWLRLELRLPVDVAIVGLPNAGKSAVLVALTGAGATVAPYPQSTREPALGPLEDEDGNLYLVADLPGVDADGTPRRDAHLGQLERAAVVLHVIDGGDPEPAAERIARVREGIAPFVPEGAHEVVVATRADAPGASPGPADLAVDAETGSGVDELRERLLGILSARRRQPR
- the rplU gene encoding 50S ribosomal protein L21; translation: MPNYAVIALGGKQYRVREGERLLVDRLAHDEGASFQPRVLATGDDGGIADGGAVTATVEEHVLGRKVRVFTYKPKRNSRRSRGHRSRLSRVRIESITAG